Proteins co-encoded in one Ictalurus punctatus breed USDA103 chromosome 18, Coco_2.0, whole genome shotgun sequence genomic window:
- the LOC108278633 gene encoding SLC35A4 upstream open reading frame protein, translated as MADDKDPFRQLKDLTQLKGQLEDIRQRVESEVPQGGSVLSSPLLKGFLAGYFIAKLRSAAIMGVLLGTCTGIYAAQNYNMPNIEQTIKGYFNSFKKSK; from the exons ATGGCGGACGATAAG GACCCTTTCAGGCAGCTGAAGGATCTTACGCAGCTTAAAGGCCAGCTGGAGGACATTCGGCAGCGAGTGGAGAGTGAGGTTCCTCAG ggTGGGAGTGTTCTGAGCTCTCCCTTGCTCAAGGGCTTCCTAGCTGGATATTTCATAGCGAAGCTGCGTTCAGCAGCCATTATGGGCGTGCTTCTGGGAACTTGCACAGGCATCTACGCTGCACAGAACTATAACATGCCCAACATCGAGCAGACCATCAAGGGCTATTTCAACTCTTTTAAGAAAAGTAAATAG